Proteins from a genomic interval of Pseudomonas asplenii:
- a CDS encoding DegQ family serine endoprotease produces MSIPSLKSYLSIFATVLLLGQAVTAQAADLPDFTQLVEQASPAVVNISTTQKLPDRKVSDIQGLEGLPPEIQQFFRGFPQPRGPKGGGGGRQREAQSLGSGFIISNDGYILTNNHVVADADEILVRLADRSELKAKLVGTDPRSDVALLKIDGKNLPTLKLGKSKDLKPGQWVVAIGSPFGFDHTVTQGIVSAVGRSLPNENYVPFIQTDVPINPGNSGGPLFNLNGEVVGINSQIYTRSGGFMGVSFAIPIDVAMDVSNQLKAGGKVSRGWLGVVIQEVNKDLAESFGLDKPAGALVAQVQDDGPAAKGGLQVGDVILSMNGQPIELSADLPHLVGALKAGEKAKLEVVREGQRKTIELTVGAIPDEGKEMDGGKSAAAERSSNRLGVSVSDLSDDQKKANDLLKGGVVIKEVQDGPAALIGLQPGDVITHLNNQAITDAKQFTDIAKALPKNRSVSMRVLRQGRASFITFKLAE; encoded by the coding sequence ATGTCGATACCAAGCTTGAAATCCTATCTGTCCATTTTCGCCACCGTTCTGCTGCTCGGGCAGGCGGTGACGGCCCAGGCCGCAGACCTGCCCGATTTCACCCAGTTGGTGGAGCAGGCCTCGCCAGCGGTGGTGAACATCAGTACCACCCAGAAGCTGCCGGACCGCAAGGTTTCGGATATCCAGGGGCTCGAGGGCTTGCCTCCGGAGATCCAGCAGTTCTTCCGCGGCTTCCCGCAACCACGTGGCCCCAAAGGGGGTGGCGGTGGTCGGCAGCGCGAGGCCCAGTCGCTGGGTTCGGGCTTCATCATCTCCAATGACGGCTACATCCTGACCAACAACCACGTGGTCGCCGATGCCGACGAGATCCTCGTTCGCCTGGCTGACCGCAGCGAGCTGAAGGCCAAGCTGGTCGGCACCGACCCGCGTTCCGACGTCGCCCTGCTGAAGATCGACGGCAAGAACCTGCCGACCCTCAAACTGGGCAAGTCCAAGGACCTGAAGCCCGGCCAGTGGGTGGTTGCCATCGGTTCGCCGTTCGGTTTCGACCATACCGTGACCCAGGGTATCGTCAGCGCCGTGGGCCGCAGTCTGCCGAACGAGAACTATGTGCCGTTCATCCAGACCGACGTCCCGATCAACCCGGGCAACTCCGGTGGTCCGCTGTTCAACCTCAATGGTGAAGTGGTCGGGATCAACTCGCAGATCTATACCCGTTCTGGCGGCTTCATGGGCGTGTCCTTCGCGATCCCGATCGATGTGGCCATGGACGTGTCCAACCAGTTGAAAGCCGGTGGCAAGGTCAGCCGTGGCTGGTTGGGCGTGGTCATCCAGGAGGTCAACAAGGACCTGGCCGAATCGTTCGGTCTGGACAAGCCTGCTGGTGCCCTGGTCGCCCAGGTGCAGGATGACGGTCCGGCGGCGAAGGGTGGCCTGCAGGTCGGTGACGTGATCCTCAGCATGAACGGCCAGCCTATCGAGCTGTCGGCCGATCTGCCGCACCTGGTCGGGGCGCTGAAGGCGGGCGAGAAAGCCAAGCTGGAAGTGGTTCGCGAAGGCCAGCGCAAGACCATCGAACTGACGGTCGGGGCGATCCCGGACGAAGGCAAGGAAATGGATGGCGGCAAGTCGGCAGCGGCCGAGCGTAGCAGCAACCGCCTGGGCGTTTCCGTCTCTGACCTGAGCGATGACCAGAAGAAGGCCAATGACCTGCTCAAGGGCGGCGTGGTCATCAAGGAAGTCCAGGATGGTCCTGCGGCACTGATCGGCCTGCAGCCGGGTGATGTGATCACGCACCTGAACAACCAGGCGATCACCGATGCCAAGCAGTTCACCGACATTGCCAAGGCCTTGCCGAAGAATCGTTCGGTGTCGATGCGCGTTCTGCGTCAGGGACGTGCCAGCTTCATCACCTTCAAGCTGGCTGAGTAA
- a CDS encoding RDD family protein, protein MTKHVLSPQGDFPAAGLGRRLAAMFYDFLLCTALLIVTGFLYKLAQMAIMGEERLRTLTEAGALDGDPLFSTVMFCVLFGFFAKFWTYKGQTLGMQVWGIRVQNADGSAISLWQALLRFLIAIVSWIFAGLGFIWVLFDKNKRSWHDIYSDSQLVRIPKQR, encoded by the coding sequence ATGACGAAGCACGTACTCAGCCCACAGGGTGACTTCCCCGCCGCCGGCCTGGGCCGTCGCCTGGCGGCAATGTTCTATGACTTCCTGCTGTGCACCGCTCTGCTGATCGTGACCGGCTTCCTCTACAAGCTGGCGCAGATGGCGATCATGGGCGAAGAACGCCTCAGGACCCTGACGGAAGCCGGAGCCCTGGACGGCGATCCGCTGTTCTCGACCGTGATGTTCTGCGTGCTGTTCGGCTTCTTCGCCAAATTCTGGACCTACAAGGGCCAGACCCTGGGCATGCAAGTCTGGGGCATTCGCGTGCAGAACGCCGATGGTTCGGCCATCAGCCTCTGGCAGGCTCTGCTGCGTTTTCTCATCGCCATCGTGTCCTGGATCTTTGCTGGCCTGGGCTTCATCTGGGTGCTCTTCGACAAGAACAAACGCAGTTGGCACGACATCTACTCCGACAGCCAGCTGGTACGCATTCCCAAGCAACGCTGA